The sequence below is a genomic window from Acropora palmata chromosome 5, jaAcrPala1.3, whole genome shotgun sequence.
TGTTTTCCCTCGGCCGAAGTTGTGATACGATACCTCGAACTTATTAAGCAACTCTATCGGAAACGTTCTCGAATCGCAAATGACCTTCAAATCCTGATTTCCCTATCGAAAGCACCTTTGAAACAATGACTGGCAGACTTCGTGAAGAAGCACCATTTTAAAATCACTCCATCATCATTTAAACTTGTCACTGTTGCACAGCAATAAAAGATCCCAATTTGCAGGACCGACATTTCCAAGAATTCACCTTAAAGACACCGTTGCTCATGATCATCCGGAACctaagtaatttttttcacttggaGATTTTTTCAGTTCGGCCAACTGAAGCCTTTTTTGTCTGtagttttttaaattttcttttctcttcattgAAGGCCCTTTAACAGCACTTTagtgtaaaaacaaaaactcttaACCTCACCTAAAGGGCAGGAGACCTAATGAGTAACCATTGCCAGTATACTAAACGAGGACGTTAGCCAATGAAGCCATTTCAGTGAAAAAGATAAACAGTAGcgttgtgaaaaaaaaaataaaattataataaaatcttcagaaagaaataacaaaaattaggCGACCTTTAACAATTCATTGACATCTATGttgagtgaaagaaatgtttatgaagtgtggttgagagatgaatagacctttttcgcttgtacatcttgttttcccaatacagatcatatGCTAATACTCAGGAAGTTCggtcctttcttttgttcattaaaaggAGTGCATGCAGGCATATTCATGCTTGCATGCGCTCcttttaatgagcaaaacaaaggaccaatcctcctgagtattatcacatgatttgtattgggaaaacaaaatgtacaagcaaAAAAGGTCTATTGTAGAAATGATCTTCGCTCTTGCTGGGCAATCTCAGCAATTGTCACATTtgtgcacctgaaaaatttgCGGTCAGTGTCTTCAATATGATTCGAGCCCCTGCCCTCTGCGACGCAGGCGCAACGTCCTAGACGACTGAACTATAAAGCCACTCAGATGTGAGTTGGTCAATTTGTTGTTCTTACGTGCTCCGTGAAAGGAACTGATCTTGATGAGGGAGAGAAATCTTCGTGAAGTGTGGTTGAGAGATGATTTGAAGAAATGTtcctcacacttgctggacaatctcagcgATTGTCTCATATGTGCACCTGAAAATCTTCACAGACATTTTAATCACTCATCATTCAACAGCATTGAATGGATAATTATACCATTAGATTAGCGAcagaatttttattgctcAGTAACTTAGGCTTTGGGTTACTTGGTCAAGGATTGGCCGCCTCACAGAATTCTTCCTACGACATCTGGATGAAGAAAAACGTCTTTGATCCACTGGAAATGAAGAACTCGGGATTTAAGCTCATCCCTGAGTGAGTGACCTcgctaaatttaatttaagcaACTATTTATTTACCTATGCACAATTTTGTTATGAACATTTTACGTTCTATAACTATCACTGTCAGAGCTGGCGTTTTTCCGCTACAGGGTGCCCATTCATTGTCTAGTTCATGGTCACTTGATatctaacaatgaaactgCTTAACGCCAAATGCCATGAGCAGGCAACATTGCGAAAACTATGACGTCAAACGGGAAACAGGCCACTGTTACCCGCGAAATGTTTACCGCTGTTGCACGTGATCAGAGCATGCACTAGTGCAGGTGATCTGATGCTGTCGGTGGAATTGCGAcgccttttttaaaatttgcttttgtttttatcatttatCAAAATGGTTGGTTTTATCcgtttgttttgttatataaTGATCCATTTGTTTTGCTATGTAACAAATCTAATtgaatctcaatgtttccctcgacttcgtcttgGAAAACATGGAGATTCTCCGGAAACCGAAAATCCACTGTTCCCATgggaccagtcattaagtgttaaATCTCATTTTTGTTCATCATTCCAAAACCGTCATCGCTGTCTGAATGATATTAGGCGAGTTAGGAGTTGGTTTGCAAAAAATCactgcttgtttgtttgttttttttgtttatgtatttgttttgaattatCAGAATAAGTACAGGATTCAAAGAATAGCGACAATTCGAATCATTTTCTATCTATTGTTTGCAGTTTGAGAGAAAAGATTCCAGTTGGCTATCTTCAGCGCGTCCCTCGACAACCTGCTGAGTGGGGATGGGCGAGTCCCGCCGGAGGAATGTTTACGTCAATTGAGGATATAGCAAAGGTTACCTGGAAACGGATTTCTAGTTTtagagaaactgtggtgctgcgtcgatgggaaagtgaaacaaaaatttggttttatcgaaagagttgataaaggttgaattaccaccgtgaaaggtttagaaagctgacgtttcgagcgttagcccttcgtcagagcgaatgacgaaggactaacgctcgacacgtcagctttctaaaccttcaCGGTggcgacctttatcaactcgtttgataaaaccaaatatttGTTACCTGGAAACAACAATTTCAGTTGTTAATGATTTACTTCAGCAAAGGCATCTCtattcattggtttatttattGACGATCATACTATTTTCTTATAGTATGgcgtatttttattttattttctgccaGCTGGAGATAAAACTTTTTAATTCGACTGAAGAAAACGACTTCCTGTCCCCTGTCATCACTGAGGAATTTTTCTCACCAGGTGAAAATACATACTTGTTGTCGCATTTTAACCGTTTCTGATTAACCAGTTGAACATCACTAAAGTAGCCCATGTTAAAAATTAACAGCACAACCACTTTCTATGTTATTCACTTATCTATACttcagtaaagaaaaaaaaccattACTTATAATAAGTAACACTCAATTCACACACTCATCAATACATTATTACTACTTGaagaaaatatataaataatccGACCGCCTCCACCagcaaaaatagaaaaagctAATAGAGGTTGGCGGAATTACAAGGTCACAGCGGACTGCTTCACTGAAGTAggattgattgaaaaagatcatctgggtgattggagtcctgagaaggactgttgtttgcgactgacgtttcgacaacctgtgcgcaAGCCACCCTgggagtcaagtgatagtcttagccatattgaaaattcaaaaaccctggtgaccGATTTGATGGCAGACGAGCTCATAGACCTACTGAACGTTTACTTGACCTCAACCTATTATCCGTACAACGATAAACACTGCAAGCAACTACATGGAACAGCTATGGGCTACCCTGTTCCGTTGcggtggctgaaatagtcatgcaaaacatcgaggaaaaGGCCCTAGcgacttacagtgaaacacttcCTCTCTGGCCACGTTACGTTGACGAtgcgatcactgctgtacacaaaaacaacatcgctgaattccacgaacacttgaacaaacagaatactagcatccagtttactaaggagatcgaggagaaggGTGAGATACCTTTTCTAGAtggcttggtaacacgcgaaaataacaccctacgaaccacggttaacaggaaaccaacacgcACTGATcggactacttgaccaaacgtcttacaatcctacttcacacaaagcgactacggtacgaaccttgaagagaagagcacaaattgttagtgactcagacgacagtttgaccgACGAAACTAAGCACTTGAACTCTGTTTTTATTTGGTCAACTACAGCACAGACTTCATCGAACCCAATACTTACGTcggaccgaacgacagctctaataACTCATAAACCACCACAGCAACTATACCTTATACATACGAGggacctccgaaaccatagcacgcatactgcGACCTTACAGCAtccgagttgcacacaaacccatgttcactttacgacgcttactcactaaTGTTAAAGACAAAGATGAACCCGGAGGAAGActaggagcagtttataacaTAAAGTACTCCTACTGCCAGGCCACtaatatcggtgagaccggcagaaaccacgcgactaaacaaacacaaacgagctactaAAGAGGGTGACTTAAACAACAACATGGCTGAACACTACTTAAAAACCAGCCAcactatcgactgggactctgctacgtgtttaacctacagtacggACTAGGCTATCCaagaattacactcgaaagctggttcaCTTGCTTAGaactaaatcgttgtcaagctcttcccgcacctttcAAAAGactactcaacaggaaacagcaaaatattgtttattatttacGTTACAACCCATCGATTTGCATAACACATCTCCGCACACGTTAAATCACATTACAGATCACAGTCAATCACATTAAGcgtttaccaacggctactctatctattcaCCAATCacatcgctcaccagggtttttgaattttcaactgactaagacTGTCACTTGGCTTTCTCACTGGTTGTCGACACGCCAGTCGCAAACAATAGTCCTTCTCAAAACcccaatcaaggtatgttactcctgaaGTCAAACCATTTCATTATTGAAGTAGGATTACAACTCATTTCAAATAAACAACCAGaggaaattgaattttaaaataagtaAAGATACAAAGTAGTAGTGCTGCCATCAATACCAACTTTAGTTGATCTAAGGAACATTTAAGGTACAATACAACGCGTGATTTCCAGATaatcattaaataaataataattacagcTAACTAATACTAAATACTATCAAATAGTACTGCTATTAACAATTTGAGAATGATCAGACGACAACTTTTGCGATTTTCTCCAAAAGAGTGGGAATTTCAACATAATCATCCTCATCTTTCACTACTGAAAGCGACATATATTGAATTCGCATCTTCTATGAGCATCTTTCTTAACGTTAATTTCTCTGATGGCTTGTCTTAGCATATATTCTGGACGGTCAACAGTTTATTGGTTCTCCGTGGGAGATGCGACTTATGGATGGCTATGTTGcaagaatgaaaaatggtTACGTGTATGGATATTCCTCCAACATATTTCTCTTTCCTGATCTCAAGCTGGGTAAGCGTGACGTGACACATTGCCAGCTTAAACATAGACACACAAATTATAGAAATTTTATAATGTTTTTGAATTGATATAAATTgtatatattaattttttaagacTTTTAGATTCTTAATTCTTAATTaggattattttgttttattttaactaGCTTTGTTTTAGTGTCCCCAACTAGTACTATAATACACTAAAGTTCTTTtatgacacttaaataaagagttcatcatcatcatcatcatatttGGACCAAATTTAAGTTTTCGTTCGGAGTACGAACATGTCAACTGTCTTAGCCTTAGCTTTAATTTCTATGTTTTCAAATCATCCAGCGTACGTTTCACCAGTTAtgactcaatttttttttcaccgctGTTAGAAATGCTTCCGTCAGCGGTTCGTTTTAGTAATCGCAGCTTATATTATTTCCTTTGTTGGTCTAATGCAAGTATCTTTTGAAGTCAATTAATTCATATAATTTTATTAGCATTCAACATCTTCAATGCTGGGGTAATCAAAGGATGTTCAAGCTTAGCACACAGACTTCTCAAAGCATTCCATCATGAGCTTATTGCAAGGGATCATGAGGTAATTGATCAGTGGTTGATCATTCTACAAGATTGCCTCAATTAGGAATCTTAAGTCAGATTGGATACTATGACAGATAGACCCAAAGGATAATGCTCAGAACTAGTCTTGGCGACCTCGTCTTAATTCACAGCTTGACACCCAAACCGGTTTGTTAGCCTGTGCCGAGTACAACGActcttttcatttaattttacaaGTAAGacaaaacgtttaagcaaTTGATTTTTACCAGGGAGGAACACGTTTCATTTGGTGACCAAGCAGCACCACATAAACACACAGGATCCCCAACGTTAAGATTAGTAGGCTTCTCTTAAGTCGACGCAAGTATCGCCAATTGCATGATGACTGCAAAAAGAACTGATTTCATGGCTAAAATGAAACAAGTCTGACGCAAAAGttgtttattaatttcattgttCATATGGTCAGTTTGCTGTCCTATTATGGATGTTACAAATTTACATTGaatttctctttcaattcTTCATTGCAGCAAGAACGCACATTCTCTGCCAAAGAGGCTGCTCCATATGTAGGGGAATTTCAGACGGACGATGTGCCGACCATACGGAGGGTTGTTATACGTCATCACGACGGGAAGCTGCAATTTTATGTCGACAAATTCCAGTTTCACCTTAGCCATGTCAGTGGATTGACTTTTGAGCTTATTGATCGAAGAAAGATTAACTGCCTTCCAATGGTAGTAATGGGAGTCAATCACGAAAAAGTTCACTTTCATCCACCAATGACTGATTACATTTCTCCGGGATTTACAGTATTTGGATTTAATTTGCAAGGGAAGGCATACTtttacaggaaaaaaacagaagaagTTAGTTCTTCTCCGTAGTTCCAATATTAATTCTACTATTCACCGTTCGGCCTTAgtgaaaatatttgaagtttctGTATTCACTGAATTGACATTAATGACAGGAGCAACAAGTCCCTGCGATGACCTCTCGGTTTGAATCGCATTATTGGTCTGCTTTCTGGCTCAAAATatgttaaaatataaaaaataaaaagttgaTCCCGAAGGATAACCAGAATATAGTATACAGAGGCTACTTGCCACCTTATCCAATCCGGTATCAGATCGAATGATGCAACTTAGAAGATAGTCTCCTTggggtcgtcacgcaacgctcctccccactaACTGCTGCTTAGACCTGAACCACATTTCCCTTCCCTTTGCTTTTTAGTGGCGTCAGGGCCTTGTTTTAACAGAAGCCTCCCCGCTTTTCTTATGgcaatgatgctgttctcatgcatCTATTTACacggttgtgactagaatagatactccaaaatatggtgagacacttaactttatgtatataaagtaccaaccgatcttagtagtgttaccaaaggtttaccaagtttaattatggtgtaaccagaacaatttatgaaagctaaccatttcaagccggcgcttagaccttatcactagagatcagtggccggcgcttagacctaatcactagagatcaatCAGATCAATGGCTGAcgcagcagttattctctgcttgtttatgtgtcacgaagtgtctcaccatattttggagtatccattcgaGCAATAACCCTATTTACACTGTAATTTACTTTTTGTCACTCAAATGAAGCCGTTGCTTTTGTTACTATTAAATAACTGAAGTATAAGGATACAGCTATCATATAGAACAAGAATATACTACAAATTCTGTCGTGCTACAATTCCTTGTTTGCTTCTCGCGAGTCAGAATCTTCTTATCAATTTCATTCGCTCATGAACCGCTTTTAGATCAACAACTagattaattttttcagttatATTTACTTTAAGAAACTGTGCATCGTACACTCCAAGTACACAAAGCTTGTCGAAATCGGTTATCGGTGTGACTAAGCAGTTTTTAAGGGTACGTTGTAGAGCTGAGAAATTCCCAGGTTAGTTGGAGAAGGAAGCTGGTTAGAGGTGGTTTAGGGTTGATTAGCCAGCAGAGCCCAGTAAACTGCCCATACTCCTTCAGGTCGTCGTACAACGCGGAACGGTCAGCTTGTGTCGGCTTTCTCCACAAAGCCGAATACATTTAGTCGGGGGAACATTTCAGTGGCCGCTTGAGTTGAAAGCAATGTATTTGACTTTCGTTTCCGCCAATGGCATTCGACGTCGGTTCGACTCAGGTTGTGAATACCGTGAATAAAGAGGGCTGTTGGGTGACTGCATTTAACTGATTTAAACGCGCCTCTTGGACATTCACACTCGgttgattttatttcatgttCAAGTTCGTCCAAGTAAATCTGCAAGACGTCAAGATTAATTAAGCGCGCTTTACGCTCTGCGACCAAAAGGCTATTAATAGTTCCTAAGTCATCCACAACTACATACGGCGATAGAGCATTTTTAATTGCTGCGCCTAAGCTTTGGAATAATCTACCACGTTAAGACATATCTTTTCAAAGAAGCATTTGACTGATCCTTGAGTCTTATTCGTTTACAGATTATATTATTAGATATATACcggtatatatatttatatattagTTTATTGACTTTTTTATAGATAACCCATCATTATTCACATTTTCTagttatatatacatatctttattattatcattacctTTTTTAGTTATTACCGTAGCTTTAGTTTTTGTATTACGTATTATGTAGTGTTCACGCATTGAGGCATAGCAAAATGCGTATTAAAAGctgtaattaaattaaattaaatatcGTGTAAAGAATAACAACTCACTTCTGTTTCATGCTTGCTTATACTTCTCCTCGTAAAACACCCTGCTGGTAAGTAAATGCTTCAATGTGATCTGATTtaaagaggtttttttttatagatttcttttcttctaagaagaaagaaagaagcgAAGTGATGGGTAATGTTGCCATTCTGAATGGAATGCGCTTTTATTGAGAACTGAGATTTTTCTGGCACCATGGAAACGTGACGTCACTGCTTAAGGACTCTTTTCTAATACCCTTTATTAAGGGTGTGTCTGGTGTGCACGAGATGTCAAATTTTgtgaataaaagaaacaaggtGGGAGGATTACATGACTGTCAGTTCCGTATTGTGGTTAGCTAAATAAAAACCAGAAAAAACCACAGAGTCGGAGCCGAGacaaaatgataaacaaactAGTTCATTAAGAATTCAAATGCAAGTGCTGTAGTTACATGATAGCCATCACTATTCTCCTTTCCCTGTGACTTCATATCTGAGCGTGGTTAAGCTGAGAATATTGCGCAAAGCTCTAACTAAAGAATATTTTGCTTATCTGTTTGTCCAATATGGCTCTCCATGGAATTTACTTTAGCTCCCCTAAATTGGAGATGCAGTATAATGCAGGTAACTTCCAAATTGTCTTTCTTCattgaaatgcaaaatataCCACATCCTAGTCATCAAAAAGTTAGCTTGGAGGTATCATCTAGTTAATTGACTTAAAAGAACTGAAAATAGAAATGAAACAGTTTGCTACTTTGTTTAGTCTCAACTTCAAGCGGCTAATTGAATTCTTCTTAAAGCTCGAATAATACTCGCTTTGCGCGATTACTACTGAACCGTGACTAATAACGGCGGTTGTAAAAGCTTCACCCACTCATAAGCAAGGTAATTTAAAAGTTTACGtgtaaatatattattattattacggTGGCGGTCATTCATTCTCCTGATTCTCCTGAAATGTGCCAAGACTGTTTGTTAAATATCGCATTAAGATCAATTTTGACGAGAATCATGCTTCTTGCTGACTTGTCCGACATTCTGATTAATGAAAGGGGAAATAGACATACATATGTCAAGTACATTATTGTACGAAAGACTGAGTCTGGCCCTATAACCTTAAACATTCTTAAATCTTTATTGTGAAAGACGGTCATTTGCCGTAAAGCTACGACGATAATCGAGACAGACAGATTTTATTGAGAAACAATACGTGGCAGGCAGGCTAAACTGCGTACCGTTATAATGTATTAATAACGAAAATTACCTAAATATGTAATAATGCTATAGAATAAAGTATTGTTACGTtcgaaaaacaatttacaagatgtaaattaatttataccgtatttatattaaaactCGACTTAATAATAAAACTATTTCTTGCGCGTTTCGTATTTATTTTAGGAAGGCTTCATCGTAACTGAGGCTAGGGCACATGATTTTTAAAGCCCTCTTCTCGACTCGCTCTAACTCATTATAACTAAATATTTTGGGACTGAATAATAACACCCAGGGATCGCATAATCTAAAACTGATCTTACACACGTGTTGTAAATAACCCTAAGTCATTGCAGGGAACCTTGGCCCTTTTTAGCCGAGTTAAAAGGCATAGCCTTTTGGCtgactttttgaaaacatcatTTACATGGGTGTTCCACGATAGATCACTTGTGATTGCTATTCCCAGTAACTTTGCACTATCAACGAGCTCTAAATCTTTGCCATGTACCCTAATTGGCTCACATATTGCCTTATTTCTAGCATAAGAGATTCGGAGCTCTTTGCATTTCTCAGTATTAAGTTGGACTCTGTTAGGCGAGGACAACTCGGCTACCTAATCAGCAATAATATGGGCACTACTAACCTCGCCCTTTCCGACAAATTCGGATACAGTGGTGTCGTCTACATTTCATTTATCATACCTACAAACAACCAGGGCCCCACCCTAACCCAACTGAGCCCCACTCAGAGAGGCATCCCTCGGCCAGTTCACTCTCTGGAACCGGTTACATAGAAAATCAATAACCCAGTTGATTACACTAATAGGAAGATCTAGTTTACCTAATTTATAGATACGAATGGCATGATCTGTCAGATCGAAAGCCTTGCTATAATGACAAAGGATCGTTCTAACAGTAGATCCGTTGCCATCAGTTCCTGTGATCCACTCATGGATCGTGCTGAGCAAGGCGATAGTATTGGAGGACTTTGGGACAGCTCCGTACTGGTTAGAATCCAGCACCTTCATCACAACCGCCTTTAGATGATCAGTTGCAACAAAGTCCTCTGCAACCTTAGTCAAACATGGTGTTAGAGAGAGATGGGTCTCAAGTCTTTCTTCAGATTCCGCACAGGCGTTTTCTTCGGAAGAGGCATGACATCAGCATATTTCCAGGAACTGGGCAGACGCTGTTCACTGGAGGAGGCGTTCAGGATGGTTTTTACCGCGAAGGCCACTAAGCAAGCAAACTCTCTCAGTAGCCAGTGTGGAAGACCATCGGGTCCAGTAGCCTTTGCGGGATAGAGCCTTGACAACAATTTGTAGGTTCTCTTTTCAGTTGCCTCCAGGAGTTTCGGGCAATCCTCCAGCGGCAAAGGAGTTAGCGGACAGGTCAATCTGTATTATTCTAGCGGCTCGAGGAATGCCTTGTTAATGGTGTTACCAATTTCCTCCGCAGTTCGATCTTGGATCTCATCGACATCCAGTTTGCTTAATCGACATCCAGTTTGCTCAGCAGGTCCCAACTACGAGACTGCATTCCACTTAATCGCTTAAGCTCTTTCTACCAGGCTTTGGGATGTTCACCTTTCATTTGCTGAACTCTAGACTCGTATTAATTAGCCCTAAATTCTTTTCTCTCACGGTTGACAGCGTTTCTATGGCACTTGAACTGGACGGAAGTGGCTCCTCTTTTAAAAAAGGCCTCCTGTCTTTTCTGAATCTGCGACTTTAGTTTCTGGGACATCCAAGGAACGTCAGATGGAATTGCGCGAACCTTTTTCAAAGGCATAAGTAGATTGAGTCCAGTACTAATCACTTGTTGAAAGGTGTTCAACAATTCTTCGCAACTTTGAAGGGAATTGAATAATACGAACCAGTCCAGGGCACACAAATATCGTCCCATTGCTGCTTTAGAGCTAGCTCTGGAGTCACGCTTATAGATGACTTTCCTAGTGTTCGAGTTCTCAGTTCTTACTTTGGGCGAGGCCATGATTATGTTGTGGTCAGACTACCCAAAAGGTGGTAAAAAGTTCGAGAGCAACATAATGATCGTTCAAATTAGTCAGCAAGAAATCGAGAATTACTTCCTTGCAAGTCGCAGATTTTACAATTTGCTTTAATCTAGAAGCAGCAGTACCGCAGAACGGAATGCTTTGGCGGTATCATTTCAGTTGCTTAATCTAAGTTTAATCAACTGATTTGTTTCCAGACCAAACAGAATATTCTGCTCAGAAAGGGATTAAATATCCAATTCAGTTAGATaattatcatgcaaattagTTCAAAGTTATTTGACGACCACCTTTTATTGCTGATAATAGTTTTCCCAACTTGATCATGCAGATGGATTGGCCGACGTtgaaagttttcaaataaagacCTTTCAGAACTTTTAATAATTTCGTAATGtgttgcatattttttttggtaaacTCCATTTTAAGAGATCAGATCAAATTTTTAAGGCAATGAATATCGAAACTTGcggggaaaaaaaaggttcatCA
It includes:
- the LOC141881950 gene encoding putative beta-lactamase-like 1, whose amino-acid sequence is MVPYLKKIQTLTLFLVVFIFLFLLMTSLFAWRVISYNQSQVDKVDGAGPRTTHDITECEVSASRPTATPIQCPVRAKAMQLAPLPKGIRDNLVEIERSLEKKIHGDTLYILANIVYMDKVIWQRTFGNINGGQSRKRSSELSKTMVFPVASVTKVLTALMLYKLYHEKKVQILDDPFKKYLPEFSIKDPFNSHDITLREMVSHLSGLPREAPCFPQVKQGVCQVNNSVMIQRIKNLSLVVEPGSKVSYSNLGFGLLGQGLAASQNSSYDIWMKKNVFDPLEMKNSGFKLIPDLREKIPVGYLQRVPRQPAEWGWASPAGGMFTSIEDIAKLEIKLFNSTEENDFLSPVITEEFFSPAYILDGQQFIGSPWEMRLMDGYVARMKNGYVYGYSSNIFLFPDLKLAFNIFNAGVIKGCSSLAHRLLKAFHHELIARDHEQERTFSAKEAAPYVGEFQTDDVPTIRRVVIRHHDGKLQFYVDKFQFHLSHVSGLTFELIDRRKINCLPMVVMGVNHEKVHFHPPMTDYISPGFTVFGFNLQGKAYFYRKKTEEVSSSP